The Glycine soja cultivar W05 chromosome 3, ASM419377v2, whole genome shotgun sequence genome window below encodes:
- the LOC114407418 gene encoding histidine kinase CKI1 — protein sequence MVMHIEHHVILNSEYVLSQFQSEIEHSAGLIHPINSSSTNFAKLLSSTLQDTNLSFSDIKTKVAPLLFKAFETVPNLAQISYIEKKGLFFSYYTDYGQVLAMYSNSSSLSTSFGGASNLSIYYIQPVNRDTGELYGKAIISEVPSNIINTSWFVKAVNSSLSYASLGTKWNNDHDLLFVSSSRIKGTQVISLGIPVTTITDFFTPVGANLSLVTKDGKMLVEGIQNTRLGFSNDMVYFQSVNANGDQTSYDGVVSCKDGDAEAASILNIQGVEYLIRCSTIDIMEIKSVYVLAVPRKGLDHFVLDIKKKGLALLTTMIVMILIAMVSFLYINVRSLRREMHLCWSLIKQNEATQQAERKCMNKSLAFASASHDVRASLAGLTGLIEMSFHEVSPDSELGTNLRQMDSCTKDLLGLLNSILDASKVEAGKMLLEEEEFDVFQLLEDVVDLYHSVAMKKGVDIVLDPCNGSVLRYSRTKGDRGKLKQVLCNLLSNAVKFTEEGHIAVRAWAQKPSLQSSMIATHQYGSSRLLSRLCCRQNEARDDVEDLNIQQDPNCMDFTIEVDDTGKGIPKEKHKSVFENYVQVKETTLGQEGTGLGLGIVQSLVRLMHGDIEIMDKDIGEKGTCFRFNVLLTAHETQMNDDTGDDQAGSGNKNQSHGLTMSPKLSIWTRSPRSEASRVVLLIQNEERRGTTQRFMERLGIKVKVVKEWRQLHYTLKKIIKQKGLHPNSSSSPESSDSPSASSCTNGVPLSAQDGTNYISSIFKRTDIEASSGFVLIVIDANAGPFSELCKVVAEFKRGLCYPCRVVWLENPLIPSVDNKILNKDVSNSNDIVLSKPLHGHRLFQVIRILPEYGGVWPCSSSETKKEKGQVSLTDEGAIRRVELQECGSSSVTQQSYDRSRARKSHIHQGEIQECEELSNEKPLWGMKCLVVEDVVLLRRITKSTLDRLGASVMECENGEQAVQTVEEGLTRNSSNRPCDFILMDCQMPVMDGYEATRRIREIEKSHGVHIPIFALTANTGKEAILSIEAGMDDHLIKPINKEALLKAIKRIYTKE from the exons ATGGTGATGCACATAGAGCACCACGTGATTTTGAATTCAGAATATGTTCTCTCTCAATTCCAATCCGAAATTGAGCATTCGGCCGGACTGATACACCCTATAAATTCGTCCTCAACCAATTTTGCAAAACTTTTGAGTTCAACTCTCCAAGATACTAACCTTTCATTCTCTGATATCAAGACCAAG GTGGCTCCGTTATTATTTAAAGCATTTGAGACGGTTCCTAACTTAGCCCAAATTTCATACATAGAAAAGAAAGgtttatttttctcatactACACTGATTATGGTCAAGTTTTGGCAATGTACTCAAACTCATCATCACTTTCCACTTCTTTTGGGGGTGCCTCAAATTTAAGCATATATTATATCCAGCCCGTAAATCGTGACACTGGAGAGTTATATGGGAAAGCCATAATATCTGAAGTACCATCTAATATTATCAATACAAGTTGGTTTGTGAAAGCAGTTAATAGTTCACTTAGTTATGCCTCATTGGGAACCAAGTGGAACAATGATCATGATCTTCTATTCGTTAGTTCATCTAGAATAAAGGGGACACAAGTGATCTCTCTAGGCATTCCAGTAACAACTATCACTGATTTCTTCACTCCGGTTGGGGCGAATTTGTCTTTGGTTACCAAAGATGGAAAAATGCTTGTAGAAGGGATTCAAAATACTCGTTTGGGCTTCTCTAATGACATGGTTTATTTCCAATCAGTGAATGCAAATGGTGATCAAACAAGTTATGACGGCGTTGTTTCATGCAAAGATGGAGATGCAGAAGCTGCCTCTATTTTGAATATTCAGGGTGTTGAGTATTTAATTCGCTGCTCCACCATTGATATAATGGAAATAAAATCG GTGTATGTTTTGGCTGTCCCACGAAAAGGATTGGACCACTTTGTTCTGGACATTAAGAAAAAAGGATTggcactattgacaacaatgatTGTCATGATACTCATTGCCATGGTCAGTTTTCTATACATAAATGTTAGATCATTAAGGCGAGAAATGCATTTGTGTTGGTCACTCATCAAACAAAATGAAGCCACACAACAAGCTGAGCGAAAATGTATGaacaagagccttgcttttgctAGTGCCAGCCATGATGTTCGCGCTTCGCTGGCGGGCCTTACTGGTTTGATAGAAATGTCCTTTCATGAAGTTTCTCCTGATTCTGAATTAGGAACCAACTTAAGACAAATGGATTCTTGTACCAAAGATTTACTAG gACTATTGAATTCTATACTTGATGCAAGTAAAGTTGAAGCTGGCAAAATGCTGCTTGAGGAAGAGGAATTTGATGTATTTCAACTCCTTGAAGATGTGGTTGATTTATACCATTCTGTGGCTATGAAGAAAGGAGTAGATATTGTGTTGGACCCTTGCAATGGTTCTGTACTCAGATATTCGCGCACGAAAGGCGACAGAGGAAAACTCAAACAAGTTTTGTGCAATTTACTGAGCAATGCTGTTAAATTTACCGAGGAGGGGCACATAGCTGTTCGAGCATGGGCTCAGAAGCCAAGCTTGCAGAGCTCAATGATTGCTACTCACCAATACGGGTCCAGTAGACTTTTGTCGCGCTTGTGTTGCCGCCAAAATGAAGCACGTGATGACGTGGAAGACTTGAACATCCAACAAGATCCAAATTGTATGGATTTTACTATTGAAGTGGATGACACTGGCAAAGGAATTCCTAAAGAGAAGCACAAGTctgtttttgaaaattatgtCCAAGTCAAAGAAACTACTCTTGGCCAAGAAGGAACTGGCTTGGGACTTGGTATTGTTCAGTCACTG GTACGTTTGATGCATGGAGATATTGAAATCATGGACAAGGATATTGGTGAAAAGGGAACCTGCTTTAGGTTCAATGTTCTCCTCACTGCCCATGAGACACAGATGAATGATGACACAGGAGATGACCAAGCTGGATCAGGTAACAAAAATCAATCTCATGGACTAACCATGAGTCCCAAGTTATCTATTTGGACCCGTAGTCCTAGATCCGAGGCTTCTCGAGTTGTTTTATTGATTCAAAATGAGGAGCGTCGAGGGACTACGCAGAGGTTCATGGAGAGGTTAGGGATCAAAGTTAAGGTTGTGAAGGAGTGGAGACAACTTCATTACACTCTGAAGAAGATCATCAAACAAAAGGGTCTCCATCCAAATAGCTCAAGCTCGCCAGAGTCTTCAGATTCTCCCTCTGCATCAAGCTGCACAAACGGAGTCCCTTTGAGTGCACAAGATGGAACTAATTACATAAGTTCAATCTTCAAGAGAACAGATATTGAAGCTTCCTCGGGTTTTGTCCTGATTGTGATTGATGCTAATGCAGGACCTTTTTCAGAGCTTTGCAAAGTGGTAGCTGAGTTCAAAAGAGGCCTTTGTTATCCTTGTAGGGTGGTTTGGTTGGAGAATCCACTTATACCTTCTGTGGACAACAAAATCCTTAACAAGGATGTTTCTAATTCTAATGACATTGTCTTGTCTAAGCCACTTCATGGTCATCGTTTATTCCAAGTCATAAGGATTCTCCCCGAGTATGGAGGTGTTTGGCCATGCAGTTCTAgtgaaacaaagaaagaaaagggtCAAGTTTCCTTAACTGATGAAGGTGCAATTCGACGTGTTGAACTACAAGAGTGTGGCAGCTCAAGCGTTACACAGCAATCTTATGATAGATCTAGAGCAAGAAAATCTCATATCCACCAAGGAGAAATACAAGAATGTGAAGAGTTAAGCAATGAAAAACCCTTGTGGGGTATGAAATGTTTGGTTGTTGAGGACGTTGTTTTGTTACGTAGGATAACTAAGTCTACTCTTGATCGGCTTGGTGCTTCTGTCATGGAATGTGAGAATGGTGAACAAGCTGTTCAGACAGTTGAAGAGGGTCTAACTAGGAATTCTTCCAATCGTCCATGTGATTTCATCTTAATGGACTGCCAG ATGCCGGTAATGGATGGATATGAGGCAACGAGACGGATAAGGGAGATTGAGAAGTCTCATGGTGTTCACATTCCTATCTTTGCATTAACAGCTAATACAGGGAAAGAGGCAATATTGTCCATTGAAGCTGGAATGGACGATCACTTAATCAAACCCATCAACAAAGAGGCTTTACTTAAAGCCATCAAAAGAATATATACTAAAGAGTGA